In Micromonospora purpureochromogenes, a single window of DNA contains:
- a CDS encoding LacI family DNA-binding transcriptional regulator, whose protein sequence is MTTQRTRSLGRPTLDAVAARAGVGRGTVSRVVNGSPQVSPEARAAVQQAIAELGYVPNRAARALVTQRTDSVALVVSESGDRVFTEPFFAGIVRGVSSGLLETPLQLWLAMVQSPIERERVEHHLTNQHVDGVLLLSLHDSDPLPTLLEERDLPTVLGGRPARMLQPGAQPSWFVDVDNVGGARQAVEHLAQRGRRRIATIAGPQDMGAGLARLAGYRDAVRAAGAEVDPRMIAYGDFSEGSGAAGMRRLLEVCPDLDAVFVASDLMAFGALRTLREAGRRVPEDVAVIGFDDAPIARQADPPLTTVFQPVEEMGRQMARLLVARIRGDEIPAPHILLDTQLIHRTSA, encoded by the coding sequence ATGACAACGCAGCGCACCCGGTCGCTCGGGCGCCCGACCCTCGACGCGGTCGCCGCCCGCGCGGGCGTCGGGCGCGGCACGGTCTCCCGGGTCGTCAACGGCTCGCCGCAGGTCAGTCCGGAGGCTCGGGCCGCGGTCCAGCAGGCCATCGCGGAACTGGGGTACGTGCCGAACCGGGCCGCCCGGGCGCTGGTAACCCAGCGGACCGACTCGGTGGCCCTGGTGGTCTCCGAGTCCGGCGACCGGGTCTTCACCGAGCCGTTCTTCGCCGGCATCGTCCGCGGCGTCAGCTCCGGGCTGCTGGAGACGCCGTTGCAGCTCTGGCTGGCGATGGTGCAGTCCCCGATCGAGCGGGAACGGGTCGAGCACCACCTGACCAACCAGCACGTGGACGGGGTGCTGCTGCTGTCGCTGCACGACTCCGACCCGCTGCCCACGCTGCTGGAGGAGCGCGACCTGCCGACCGTGCTCGGCGGCCGGCCGGCGCGGATGCTCCAGCCCGGGGCACAGCCGTCCTGGTTCGTCGACGTGGACAACGTCGGCGGCGCGCGGCAGGCGGTGGAGCACCTGGCCCAGCGGGGCCGACGCCGGATCGCCACCATCGCCGGCCCGCAGGACATGGGCGCCGGCCTGGCCCGTCTCGCCGGCTACCGGGACGCCGTCCGGGCCGCCGGGGCCGAGGTCGACCCCCGCATGATCGCGTACGGGGACTTCAGCGAGGGCAGCGGCGCGGCCGGGATGCGCCGGCTGCTGGAGGTCTGCCCCGACCTGGACGCGGTCTTCGTCGCGTCCGACCTGATGGCGTTCGGCGCGTTGCGTACCCTGCGCGAGGCGGGGCGTCGGGTGCCCGAGGACGTCGCGGTCATCGGCTTCGACGACGCCCCGATCGCCCGCCAGGCCGACCCGCCGCTGACCACCGTCTTCCAGCCGGTCGAGGAGATGGGCCGCCAGATGGCGCGCCTGCTGGTCGCCCGCATCCGCGGCGACGAGATCCCCGCCCCCCACATCCTCCTCGACACCCAACTCATCCACCGCACCTCCGCCTGA
- a CDS encoding GH1 family beta-glucosidase yields the protein MSNPDHPPAVGVLDQGPELIFPPGFLWGAATAAYQIEGAATEGGRTPSIWDTFSHTEGRVVAGHTGDVACDHYHRMPSDVRLMAELGLKSYRFSVSWPRVQPGGSGPANAEGLDFYRRLVDELLGHGIEPWLTLYHWDLPQPLEDAGGWPARDTAGRFADYAELVADALGDRVTYWTTLNEPWCSAFLGYGSGVHAPGRSDGADAVRAGHHLMLGHGLAVQALRASRPQAQLGITVNLYPVTPASDAPADVDAARRIDALANRFFLDPVLRGSYPTDLAADLREVTDFGHVRDGDLAVISTPLDLVGVNYYSRHVVAAPVEGAEPEPYWRAPSCWPGSEDVRFVTRGVPVTDMDWEIDAPGLTETLRRVHEEYTDLPLYVTENGSAFVDAVIDGQVDDVDRLAYFDAHLRAAHEAISAGVPLRGYFAWSLMDNFEWAWGYTKRFGMVWVDYDSQARIPKSSARWYAEVIRRNGLAAQ from the coding sequence GTGAGCAACCCAGACCACCCGCCCGCAGTCGGCGTACTCGACCAGGGGCCGGAACTGATCTTCCCGCCCGGCTTCCTGTGGGGCGCGGCGACCGCCGCGTACCAGATCGAGGGGGCGGCCACCGAGGGTGGCCGGACCCCGTCGATCTGGGACACGTTCAGCCACACCGAGGGGCGGGTGGTCGCCGGGCACACCGGTGACGTGGCCTGCGACCACTACCACCGGATGCCGTCGGACGTCCGGCTGATGGCCGAGCTGGGCCTGAAGTCGTACCGGTTCTCGGTGTCCTGGCCGCGGGTGCAGCCGGGCGGCTCGGGCCCGGCCAACGCCGAGGGCCTCGACTTCTACCGGCGGCTCGTGGACGAGCTGCTCGGGCACGGCATCGAGCCCTGGCTGACCCTCTACCACTGGGACCTGCCCCAGCCACTGGAGGACGCCGGCGGCTGGCCGGCCCGGGACACCGCCGGCCGGTTCGCCGACTACGCCGAACTCGTCGCGGACGCCCTCGGCGACCGGGTGACGTACTGGACGACGCTGAACGAGCCCTGGTGCTCGGCGTTCCTCGGCTACGGCTCGGGCGTGCACGCGCCCGGCCGCTCCGACGGGGCGGACGCCGTCCGCGCCGGGCACCATCTGATGCTCGGCCACGGGCTGGCGGTGCAGGCGCTGCGCGCGTCCCGGCCGCAGGCCCAGCTCGGCATCACCGTCAATCTCTACCCGGTCACCCCGGCCAGCGACGCGCCCGCCGACGTCGACGCGGCCCGGCGGATCGACGCGCTGGCCAACCGGTTCTTCCTCGACCCGGTGCTGCGCGGGTCGTACCCGACCGACCTCGCCGCCGACCTGCGCGAGGTCACCGACTTCGGGCACGTGCGCGACGGCGACCTGGCGGTCATCTCCACCCCGCTGGACCTGGTCGGCGTCAACTACTACAGCCGGCACGTGGTCGCCGCCCCGGTCGAGGGCGCCGAGCCGGAGCCGTACTGGCGGGCGCCGTCGTGCTGGCCGGGCAGCGAGGACGTCCGGTTCGTCACCCGGGGCGTGCCGGTCACCGACATGGACTGGGAGATCGACGCCCCCGGTCTGACCGAGACGCTGCGCCGGGTCCACGAGGAGTACACCGACCTGCCGCTCTACGTCACCGAGAACGGCTCCGCCTTCGTCGACGCGGTCATCGACGGGCAGGTCGACGACGTCGACCGGCTGGCGTACTTCGACGCCCACCTGCGGGCGGCGCACGAGGCGATCAGCGCCGGGGTGCCCCTGCGCGGCTACTTCGCCTGGTCGCTGATGGATAATTTCGAATGGGCCTGGGGCTACACCAAGCGGTTCGGGATGGTCTGGGTCGACTACGACAGTCAGGCCCGTATCCCCAAGTCCAGCGCCAGGTGGTACGCCGAGGTGATCCGACGTAACGGTCTGGCCGCACAATAG
- a CDS encoding carbohydrate ABC transporter permease, translating into MNSASQRLWRTSPLMYVALVLAVLFSIYPFYYMVVIATRSLDSINDVPPPVTPGGAFGDNFDRVLDNDAANFLTGLLNSVIVAGVVTVSVVITGSLAGFAFAKLRFRGRNILLLSIIVTMMIPTQLGLIPLWGMIQDLGWYDTLYAVTVPFLVSAFGVFMMRQYATQAISDELIEAGRVDGAGTFRIFWNIVLPALRPAAAVLGLLTFMETWNSYLWPYAVLTPENPTLQVSLAFLSYAYYTDYSQVFAATAIGTVPLVIVFALFGRQIIGGIMEGAVKS; encoded by the coding sequence GTGAACTCCGCGTCCCAGCGCCTCTGGCGCACCAGCCCGCTGATGTACGTCGCCCTCGTGCTGGCGGTGCTCTTCTCGATCTACCCCTTCTACTACATGGTCGTCATCGCCACCCGCAGCCTGGACTCGATCAACGACGTGCCGCCGCCGGTCACCCCGGGCGGCGCGTTCGGCGACAACTTCGACCGGGTGCTCGACAACGACGCCGCGAACTTCCTCACCGGCCTGCTCAACTCGGTGATCGTGGCCGGCGTGGTGACCGTCTCGGTGGTGATCACCGGGTCGCTGGCCGGCTTCGCCTTCGCCAAGCTGCGCTTCCGGGGCCGCAACATCCTGCTGCTGTCGATCATCGTGACCATGATGATCCCGACCCAGCTGGGCCTGATCCCGCTCTGGGGCATGATCCAGGACCTCGGCTGGTACGACACCCTCTACGCGGTGACCGTGCCCTTCCTGGTCAGCGCCTTCGGCGTGTTCATGATGCGGCAGTACGCCACCCAGGCCATCTCCGACGAGCTGATCGAGGCCGGCCGGGTCGACGGGGCCGGCACCTTCCGGATCTTCTGGAACATCGTGCTGCCCGCGCTGCGCCCGGCCGCAGCCGTGCTCGGCCTGCTCACCTTCATGGAGACCTGGAACTCTTACCTGTGGCCGTACGCCGTGCTCACCCCGGAGAATCCGACCCTGCAGGTGTCCCTGGCGTTCCTCTCGTACGCCTACTACACCGACTACTCGCAGGTGTTCGCCGCGACCGCCATCGGTACCGTGCCGTTGGTGATCGTGTTCGCCCTGTTCGGCCGCCAGATCATTGGCGGGATCATGGAAGGTGCCGTCAAGTCGTGA
- a CDS encoding carbohydrate ABC transporter permease translates to MSLSATTAPPSPTASPPPPTRRRSRALSLNRLDLKLSPYLYVAPFFVIFGIFGLYPMLRTAWMSLHDWNLIGDHRFIGVDNYTRLFTDEYFWNATVNTFGIFLLSTIPQLLLALFLATLLNRTFLRARTFFRMAIFMPNVVSVAAVAIVFGMLFQRDFGLINWLLGLVGIDAVDWDAQRWSSWTAIASMVNWRWTGYNTLILLAGMQAIPKDLYEAAAIDGANQWKQFWRITLPMLTPTFVFVVTLSTIGGLQLFTEPLVFANGNIIGGDQREFQTLAMYMYELGIENLNTAGYGAAVAWAMFVMIALVSLVNFLLVRRTVK, encoded by the coding sequence ATGAGCCTGTCGGCCACGACCGCGCCGCCGTCACCCACGGCGTCGCCGCCCCCACCCACCCGGCGCCGCAGCCGGGCACTGTCGCTCAACCGCCTCGACCTCAAGCTCTCCCCGTACCTCTACGTCGCCCCGTTCTTCGTGATCTTCGGCATCTTCGGGCTCTACCCGATGCTGCGTACCGCCTGGATGTCACTGCACGACTGGAACCTGATCGGCGACCACAGGTTCATCGGGGTGGACAACTACACCCGGCTGTTCACCGACGAGTACTTCTGGAACGCCACGGTCAACACCTTCGGCATCTTCCTGCTCTCGACGATCCCGCAGCTGCTGCTCGCGCTCTTCCTGGCGACCCTGCTCAACCGCACGTTCCTGCGCGCCCGGACGTTCTTCCGGATGGCCATCTTCATGCCGAACGTGGTGTCGGTCGCCGCCGTGGCGATCGTCTTCGGCATGCTCTTCCAGCGCGACTTCGGCCTGATCAACTGGCTGCTCGGCCTGGTCGGGATCGACGCGGTGGACTGGGACGCGCAGCGGTGGAGCTCCTGGACCGCCATCGCCTCCATGGTCAACTGGCGGTGGACCGGCTACAACACGCTCATCCTGCTGGCCGGCATGCAGGCCATCCCGAAGGACCTCTACGAGGCGGCGGCCATCGACGGCGCCAACCAGTGGAAGCAGTTCTGGCGGATCACCCTGCCGATGCTCACGCCGACCTTCGTCTTCGTGGTCACCCTCTCCACCATCGGCGGGCTCCAGCTCTTCACCGAGCCGCTCGTCTTCGCCAACGGCAACATCATCGGCGGCGACCAGCGCGAGTTCCAGACCCTGGCCATGTACATGTACGAACTGGGTATCGAGAACCTCAACACCGCCGGGTACGGCGCCGCCGTGGCCTGGGCGATGTTCGTGATGATCGCCCTGGTCTCGCTGGTCAACTTCCTGCTCGTCCGCCGTACGGTCAAGTGA
- a CDS encoding ABC transporter substrate-binding protein, with the protein MSVTTRRTRLAAAALAAVTALGGLAACGKDDDDATASGGKPAKLVVDTFGEFGYDDIVKQYEKDTGIKVELRKTAQLNEYRPKIVRALATGKGAADVVALEEGILNEFKANPANWADLGKLVAKDHSSEYLPWKWELGKAPDGRLIGLPTDVGSLAVCYRRDLFQAAKLPVERDQVAALWPDWNAFIETGKKYRAATGKGMLDSVTTASSAVMFQQGGDLFYDKDDNVVADSSASVKSAWDTAIAMADANITAETATWSPEWSAGFKQGTFAATFCPSWMLGIVADNSGPENKGKWDVAPVPGGAGNWGGSWLAVPTQSKYPKEAAKLAEYLTNAQSQVAAFKLKGPLPTNLEALKNPEFLAYTNEYFNNAPTGKIFGDSVSKIQPLHLGPKHQAVKENAFEPALRSYENGQSTRDKAWEQYVKDAKTQGAF; encoded by the coding sequence ATGAGCGTCACCACGCGGCGTACCCGCCTCGCGGCCGCCGCCCTGGCCGCGGTCACCGCACTCGGCGGTCTCGCGGCCTGCGGCAAGGACGACGACGACGCCACGGCGTCCGGCGGGAAGCCCGCCAAGCTGGTCGTGGACACCTTCGGCGAATTCGGCTACGACGACATCGTCAAGCAGTACGAGAAGGACACCGGCATCAAGGTCGAGCTGCGCAAGACCGCGCAGCTCAACGAGTACCGGCCGAAGATCGTCCGGGCGCTGGCCACGGGCAAGGGCGCGGCCGACGTGGTCGCCCTGGAGGAGGGCATCCTCAACGAGTTCAAGGCGAACCCGGCGAACTGGGCCGACCTCGGCAAGCTGGTCGCCAAGGACCACAGCAGCGAGTACCTGCCCTGGAAGTGGGAGCTGGGCAAGGCGCCGGACGGCCGGCTGATCGGCCTGCCCACCGACGTCGGCAGCCTCGCCGTCTGCTACCGGCGGGACCTCTTCCAGGCCGCCAAGCTGCCCGTCGAGCGCGACCAGGTCGCGGCCCTCTGGCCGGACTGGAACGCCTTCATCGAGACCGGCAAGAAGTACCGGGCCGCCACCGGCAAGGGCATGCTCGACTCGGTGACCACCGCCTCCAGCGCGGTGATGTTCCAGCAGGGCGGTGACCTGTTCTACGACAAGGACGACAACGTCGTCGCCGACAGCAGCGCCTCGGTGAAGAGCGCCTGGGACACCGCGATCGCGATGGCCGACGCCAACATCACCGCCGAGACGGCCACCTGGTCGCCCGAGTGGTCGGCCGGCTTCAAGCAGGGCACCTTCGCCGCCACCTTCTGCCCGTCCTGGATGCTCGGCATCGTCGCGGACAACTCCGGCCCGGAGAACAAGGGCAAGTGGGACGTGGCGCCGGTCCCCGGCGGCGCGGGCAACTGGGGCGGCTCCTGGCTCGCCGTGCCGACCCAGAGCAAGTACCCCAAGGAGGCGGCGAAGCTCGCCGAGTACCTGACCAACGCGCAGAGCCAGGTGGCGGCGTTCAAGCTCAAGGGCCCGCTGCCGACCAACCTCGAGGCGCTGAAGAACCCGGAGTTCCTCGCCTACACCAACGAGTACTTCAACAACGCCCCGACCGGCAAGATCTTCGGTGACAGCGTCTCCAAGATCCAGCCGCTGCACCTCGGTCCGAAGCACCAGGCCGTGAAGGAGAACGCCTTCGAGCCGGCGCTGCGGTCGTACGAGAACGGGCAGTCGACCAGGGACAAGGCCTGGGAGCAGTACGTCAAGGACGCCAAGACCCAGGGCGCCTTCTGA
- a CDS encoding plasmid pRiA4b ORF-3 family protein, translating into MPRQIFQLKMSLAGVRPPVWRRVLVPGGYTLDRLHRVVQHAMGWRDCHLHSFEIDGVQYGEPDPDGELSLRDELDVRLDAVLGKGSRFRYTYDFGDWWEHDLVVEDAFTADPEERYPSCLDGERACPPEDVGGPSGYLLLLAALADPRHREHAAMREWAVGGFDPARFDPGRASTLLRHLC; encoded by the coding sequence ATGCCACGTCAGATCTTCCAGCTGAAGATGTCCCTGGCCGGGGTCCGCCCGCCGGTCTGGCGGCGGGTGCTGGTGCCCGGCGGCTACACCCTCGACCGGCTGCACCGGGTGGTGCAGCACGCCATGGGGTGGCGCGACTGCCACCTGCACTCGTTCGAGATCGACGGGGTGCAGTACGGCGAGCCGGACCCGGACGGCGAGCTGTCGCTCCGCGACGAGCTGGACGTCCGGCTCGACGCGGTCCTCGGCAAGGGCAGCAGGTTCCGCTACACCTACGACTTCGGCGACTGGTGGGAGCACGACCTGGTGGTGGAGGACGCCTTCACCGCCGACCCGGAGGAGCGGTACCCGTCCTGCCTGGACGGCGAGCGCGCCTGCCCGCCGGAGGACGTCGGCGGCCCGTCCGGCTACCTGCTCCTGCTCGCCGCGCTCGCCGACCCGCGGCACCGGGAGCACGCGGCGATGCGGGAGTGGGCGGTCGGCGGCTTCGATCCCGCCCGTTTCGACCCGGGGCGGGCCAGCACGCTGCTGCGTCACCTCTGCTGA
- a CDS encoding pyrimidine reductase family protein has protein sequence MTVGIPIRRIWPTPATPPLDDAELTALYGRADRPHLRVNFVASLDGAVTLDGYSAGLSGEPDKRIFGLLRMLCDGLLVAAGTLRHEGYRAVRLSEPRRAWRRERGLPEYPTLVVVSGSLDLDPAQAAFADAPVRPVVLTHAGAEPPPGLTDVAELVRCGDERVDLAAGLAELHRRGLGQVLCEGGPHLFGALTAADLVDELCLTVAPLLAGAGPGRITAGDPGGPRELPLRHVLAADDGVLMLRHARDAAGPPPAGAAPPA, from the coding sequence ATGACCGTCGGAATCCCGATCCGCCGGATCTGGCCGACGCCGGCCACCCCGCCCCTGGACGACGCCGAGCTGACCGCGCTCTACGGCCGCGCCGACCGCCCGCACCTGCGGGTCAACTTCGTGGCCAGCCTCGACGGCGCGGTCACCCTGGACGGCTACTCCGCCGGGCTCTCCGGCGAGCCGGACAAGCGGATCTTCGGGCTGCTCCGGATGCTCTGCGACGGGCTGCTGGTGGCCGCCGGCACGCTGCGGCACGAGGGCTACCGCGCGGTGCGGCTGAGCGAGCCGCGCCGGGCCTGGCGGCGCGAGCGGGGGCTGCCCGAGTACCCCACCCTGGTGGTCGTCTCCGGGTCGCTGGACCTCGACCCGGCGCAGGCCGCGTTCGCCGACGCGCCGGTGCGACCCGTCGTGCTGACCCACGCCGGCGCCGAGCCGCCCCCGGGGCTGACCGACGTCGCCGAGCTGGTCCGCTGCGGCGACGAGCGGGTGGACCTGGCCGCCGGCCTGGCCGAGCTGCACCGGCGGGGGCTGGGCCAGGTGCTCTGCGAGGGCGGCCCGCACCTGTTCGGCGCGCTCACCGCCGCCGACCTGGTCGACGAACTCTGCCTGACCGTCGCCCCGCTGCTCGCCGGGGCCGGCCCCGGCCGGATCACCGCCGGCGACCCGGGCGGGCCCCGGGAACTGCCGCTGCGGCACGTGCTCGCCGCCGACGACGGCGTGCTGATGCTGCGCCACGCCCGGGACGCCGCCGGGCCGCCGCCCGCCGGAGCCGCCCCACCCGCCTAG
- a CDS encoding M4 family metallopeptidase: MRRTTLLSGLATAALLATAATVPTAAAAAPGASGDPFTRAVAQLKAHSGAGLAADGQSFTLRQVATDADGTEHVRLNRYSDGLPVLGGDVVVHLGKGNAWRGASQSLTAAPRRAPKAKLSTAAAGRVALAASTAAGRTVSGAQLVHDADQAGTALAYEVVVGGTYADGTPSELHVLVDASTGAVRDSWEGVQRDGTGNTFHSGSVTVGSTAAGGTWQLADATRGNHRTYDLNGSTSGTGTLVTNAGNVFGDGTLANRQTAAADAAYGAQKTWDYYLSTHGRRGIRNDGVGAYSRVHYSSNYANAFWSDSCFCMTYGDGGSGWYPLTSLDVAGHEMTHGITSNTAGLRYSGESGGLNEATSDIFGTLVEFYAANSSDPGDYLIGEKLRSSGVPLRYMDKPSKDGSSADCWFSGVGRLDVHHSSGVANHFFYLLAVGSGSSSYGNSPTCNGSTVAGIGNAKAGAIWYRALTTYMTSRTNYAGARTATLSAARDLYGAGSVEYNTVAAAWSAVSVN; encoded by the coding sequence ATGCGTCGAACCACCCTGCTGAGCGGCCTCGCCACGGCCGCTCTCCTGGCCACCGCCGCCACGGTGCCGACCGCCGCCGCGGCGGCGCCCGGCGCCTCCGGTGACCCGTTCACCCGCGCGGTCGCCCAGCTCAAGGCGCACTCCGGCGCCGGGCTCGCGGCGGACGGCCAGAGCTTCACCCTGCGTCAGGTCGCCACCGACGCGGACGGCACCGAGCACGTCCGGCTCAACCGCTACTCCGACGGCCTGCCGGTGCTCGGCGGTGACGTCGTGGTGCACCTCGGCAAGGGCAACGCCTGGCGGGGCGCCAGCCAGAGCCTGACCGCCGCCCCGCGGCGCGCCCCGAAGGCGAAGCTGAGCACGGCCGCCGCCGGCCGGGTCGCGCTCGCCGCGTCCACTGCCGCCGGTCGTACCGTCTCCGGCGCCCAGCTGGTGCACGACGCCGACCAGGCCGGTACCGCCCTGGCGTACGAGGTGGTGGTCGGCGGCACCTACGCCGACGGCACCCCGAGCGAGCTGCACGTGCTGGTCGACGCCAGCACCGGCGCGGTCCGCGACTCGTGGGAGGGCGTGCAGCGCGACGGCACCGGCAACACCTTCCACTCCGGCTCGGTGACCGTGGGCAGCACGGCCGCCGGCGGCACCTGGCAGCTCGCCGACGCCACCCGCGGCAACCACCGCACGTACGACCTCAACGGGAGCACCAGCGGCACCGGCACCCTGGTCACCAACGCCGGCAACGTCTTCGGTGACGGCACCCTGGCCAACCGGCAGACGGCCGCCGCGGACGCGGCGTACGGCGCGCAGAAGACCTGGGACTACTACCTGAGCACCCACGGCCGCCGCGGCATCCGCAACGACGGGGTCGGCGCGTACAGCCGGGTGCACTACAGCAGCAACTACGCCAACGCCTTCTGGAGCGACTCCTGCTTCTGCATGACGTACGGCGACGGCGGCTCCGGCTGGTACCCGCTGACCTCGCTGGACGTGGCCGGGCACGAGATGACCCACGGCATCACCAGCAACACGGCCGGCCTGCGCTACAGCGGCGAGTCCGGCGGCCTGAACGAGGCCACCAGCGACATCTTCGGCACCCTGGTCGAGTTCTACGCCGCCAACAGCAGCGACCCGGGCGACTACCTGATCGGTGAGAAGCTGCGCAGCAGCGGCGTACCGCTGCGCTACATGGACAAGCCCTCCAAGGACGGCTCGTCCGCCGACTGCTGGTTCAGCGGCGTCGGCCGGCTGGACGTGCACCACTCCTCCGGCGTGGCGAACCACTTCTTCTACCTGCTCGCGGTCGGCAGCGGCTCCTCGTCGTACGGCAACAGCCCGACCTGCAACGGCAGCACCGTGGCCGGCATCGGCAACGCCAAGGCCGGCGCCATCTGGTACCGCGCGCTGACCACCTACATGACCTCGCGGACGAACTACGCCGGGGCGCGCACCGCCACCCTGTCGGCCGCCCGGGACCTGTACGGCGCGGGCAGCGTCGAGTACAACACGGTCGCTGCGGCCTGGTCGGCCGTGAGCGTCAACTGA
- a CDS encoding DUF7144 family membrane protein has translation MGFPPPVDATRAQRAGPPLLAGTLLAISGLVDLLSAWATTTVDPFVVTTGRGMYLVDITGWAWLHVAIGAAVTLAGLAAATGRRGTASVALGCATLSAAVDLLLFPYAPVPALLVVGLDAAVMRLLLRHRRTGPATGGFSGARRPDPSSPDPPPWSPTRSG, from the coding sequence ATGGGCTTTCCTCCGCCGGTCGACGCCACCCGGGCGCAGCGAGCCGGCCCACCGCTGCTGGCCGGCACCCTGCTGGCCATCAGCGGCCTGGTGGACCTGCTGTCCGCGTGGGCCACCACGACCGTCGACCCGTTCGTCGTAACGACCGGCCGGGGCATGTACCTCGTCGACATCACCGGCTGGGCCTGGCTGCACGTCGCGATCGGCGCGGCGGTCACGCTCGCCGGCCTGGCGGCGGCCACCGGACGCCGGGGCACGGCGTCGGTCGCCCTCGGCTGCGCCACCCTGAGCGCCGCCGTCGACCTGCTGCTGTTCCCGTACGCGCCGGTCCCCGCGCTGCTGGTGGTGGGGCTCGACGCCGCGGTCATGCGACTGCTGCTGCGACACCGTCGCACGGGCCCGGCCACGGGTGGGTTCAGCGGGGCTCGCAGACCCGACCCGTCATCGCCGGATCCCCCTCCCTGGTCGCCGACCAGATCGGGTTGA